The genomic DNA ACGTGTTTCACGCCGCTCACCCGGCTGGCGATATCGGCCGCCGCTTTGCCTTCACGGTCAGTGACCAGACCCAGCAGGAACACTTCGCCGTTTTCCGTTGTCACTTTCACGTTTGAGGATTTCACCTGGTCCGAGCCCAGCAGCTGGGAGCGAACTTTGGTGGTGATCCAGGTATCAGACGACGCGGTACCCAGGCTGATTGGCTGCCCCTGACGGATTTCATTGAAGACTTCCGTGGTGCCCTCAACGCCCATTGCGATCTGTTTTGCGCGGCTGGAGAGTTCGGTATTCGGCGACTGGCCCGTCAGCAACACTTTGCCCTGATAGGCCGTGACGTTGATACGCGCTTCTTTCTTGATTTGTTCGTCTTTCGACAGCGCACTGTTGACGCGCAGCTCCAGCGTACCGTCATCGACTTGTGTCCCTACGGAACGCGGGTCGGTTGCCGCTTTAGTACCAACCGCGGCGGTACCCACGACAGCCGCAGCGATACATCCCTGAAGCAGTAATGCAGACATAAGGACTGCGAGGGTCGATAAAGCCTTCATAAGAACTCCTTAATCATCCTGGTGAGGGAAAAGCGTGTTATCGATCAAATCGCATAAGCAGTTCACCGTGAGCATATGCATCTCCTGAATGCGCGCGCTACGGTGAGAGGGAATGCGGATTTCAACATCCTGCGGCCCAAGCAAACCCGCCAGCTCACCACCGTCATAGCCTGTTAAGGCAACGATAGTCATGTCGCGGGTGACGGCGGCTTCAACGGCTTTGACAATGTCCCGGCTGTTGCCGCGCGTGGAGATTGCCAGCAGAACATCTCCGGCATGACCCAGGGCTCGCACCTGCTTTGCGTAAATCTCATCATGCAGACGATCGTTAGCAATCGCTGTTAAGACCACATTATCGGTATTAAGTGCAATGGCGGGTAAACTCGGTCGTTCTGTTTCAAAACGATTGATCATGCTGGCAGCAAAATGCTGTGCGTTGGCGGCTGAAGTGCCATTGCCACAACAGAGGATTTTGTTGCCGTTGAGCAGGGATTGCACCAGCGTCATGGCGGCACGAGAGATAGCGTCCGGAAGGGCTTCCGCCGCTGCAATCTGAGTCTGGATGCTTTCAGTGAAGCACACTTTAATTCTTTCGAGCACGTTATCCCTTTTAAATCTTAATTATGCGTCTTCGCCAAAAGCGTTTTTCAGCCATTCGATCGCATTGCCGGTGAAGGCTACCACATCGAACCGGCAATCCACAGTATCAAAACTCCCATTATGGCGGGCAAGCCACAAGTGGGCAGTCTGTAATAATTTATGTTGTTTGGCGAGCGTCACGCTGGCGGCAGCGCCGCCAAAACGGGAAGACTGTCGGTAGCGAACTTCTACAAACACGATGACCTCACCGTCTTTCATGATGAGGTCGATTTCGCCGCCACGTCCGCGAACGTTAGCGGCGATAAAGTGCAGTCCTTTGCCTTCAAGCCAGCGACGCGCTTTTAATTCCCACGCGTCACCGGTCTCTTTACGGCTTAACTGGCCGGGACGATTTGCCCCTGCTGGTATTTGAGCCATGATAACTTCCTGTTAATCACACAATCCTGAGTGGCCGTCAGATCGCCGGTATTGCCGTTAAGCTCAAAGCCCGGCACCTGACGCATCTGGGTAAAGTGGTTCGCCAGCGCCCAGGCATCGACACCCATGGCATACAGACGTGCCAGAGAGTAGTCATTGCGGACGGTGCTCAGCGCCTGCTGCATCAGTGCCGGGTTGCTGCCTGCGAGCATGGGTATTTCGCTGTACTGCAGGCCGTCCATCTCCAGACGGAAATCCGGGCCGGCGGTACCTTGCGCGCTGCGTGAACTGGCGTACAGCGTTGCGCCGCTCTGGCTACCGTTACGCATTGCAATCATCGGTTTGATGAAGGCGATTTCCTGCGGGGTGGCAACGATATACGCTGCATCCACTTTACCGCCACCGCTGATCTGCGCGTCGGTAGGTGGCGCAGGGATCGACAGACCGCCAATGGTCACACTCTGCTGCTGCGGCAGGCTTGCGCTGACCGGGCTGCCGTTGAGGGCAATGCCCGCTCCGCCATTGACGCCCGCGCGCAGTTCAGACGCGGAGCCGAATTTCTGCTGCAGCACAATGCCGCCGCCCAACTTCTGCCACTCATCGGCAAAAGCATTAGCAACGCGATCCCCCAGCGTACTGCGTGGGATGAGCAACAGCGGAGCCTGTTTACCCTGCTCGTGAATATGACGCGCCGCATCGCGGGCTTCATCTTCTGGCGACAGCGCGAAGTAGCAAATATTGGCCCGGTTCTGAACCTGCTCTGGCTGGTTGAGTGCCAGCACGTTCAGCGTGGTATTGCTCTTCATCAACTCTTCGACATTGTTTTTCAGCAGCGGGCCGACAACGATGCTCGCACCATCCTGTTGAACCTGCGCCAGTACCTGGTCAAGCGGCTTCGAACTGGTGTCGTAGATTTTCAGCTCAGCACCCGGGTTCGCGCTGGTGGTGGCCACCGACGGTGTTTGCGCGACAGGTTGTGCCGTTTGTTCTGCGGGCTGGGCAGGCTGAACGTTCTGCGGTTGAGGTTGTTCAGACGCGGTGTCAGTCGCTGGGGCTGCTTGAGTTTCAGCCGGCGCCGGCGTGGCGGGCGGTGCAGGCTGAACGTTCTGCGGTTGAGGTTGTTCAGAAGCGGTGTCAGTCGCCGGAGCTGCTTGAGTTTCAGCCGGCGCTGGCGTTGCCGTCGTAGGGGCCGTTACCGGGTTCTGCATCGTCCCCTGTGCCGGCGTCTGCGCGGTGGTCAGGTCACTGGTTTCAGCGGCGGAAGGGCTGACCACGTCGTTCACGTTTGCCGCCTGTGCCGCCTGGGTCGGCACTGCGCTGCCCGTCACTGGCGTCGTGCCGTTTTTCGCGGCTTCAAAACCCTGTTGAATAGTGCGACCGAATACCGCCGCCTGACCGTTTAAGGGCAGAAGGAGTGCAATCTTGCTGGTCGAGGCCGGCTTAAAGTTCTGCACGTTTACCAGCTGCGTCGGCAGCATTTTCGCGCCCGGATTCTGCGGGTAGCGGGTCTGCCAGTCAGTGATACCGGCTTTCAGCATCTTCGGATCGTTGCGGTTGTTAAACCACATCTGCTGCAGATCCAGCCAGCCCTGCAGGACGTTTTCATCTGCATTGATCACCAGTGCACGCGCCTGTTCCTGCGTCATAGAGGCCAGCGCCTGCCACGTGGCATCGATATTTTTCTGCTTATCAGCCCCGCCGAGCAGAGGCTCCTGGGCGATCAGCGCACGGAGCAGCGTCAGGGAAGGGCGGCCCTGTTCAGCGGTAATGCCCGCCTGCCAGAAGCGAGCCTGCTGATTTTTGTCCAGCGCGCTCACGTCGATATCCCCGAGTATCTTTTTCGCGGCATCATAATCTTTCAGCGCGACTTTCAGCTCGGCAGAGAGCAGGCTCTGCTCACGACGCTGAATATCATTCAGATCTTTTGGCAACTGGTTGAACAATTCGGCAGCCTGCTGGGTTTTACCCTCTTTCAGCAGTGCACGAATGGCGAGTAATTGCCAGTTGGTCTTGGTATCATTTGAGCTCTGCGACATTTGTTGCAGATAAAAGCCAGAGTCAGCCTGAGCAGAACCCTGCAAATGGGCGGTGCTCTGGTCGGGTGCCTGGGTGCCACAGCCTGCAAAGATCAGGGCTGCCAGCAGGAGCGGCACGCTGCGCGTGGCTTTTTTTCGAAGAAACGTTAACGGTACCATACTGTATCCAGTGATTTTTTTTACGCAATGCTCAATATTAAATCGGCAATACGGACGAAACAATGAAACAACACGAAACGGCAGATAATTCTCAAGGCCAGCTCTATATTGTACCTACTCCTATCGGGAATTTATCTGATATTACCCAACGTGCGCTTACCGTATTGCAGGCTGTTGATTTAATTGCCGCTGAAGATACCCGACACACAGGCTTACTGCTCCAGCACTTCGCCATTAGCGCGCGTTTGTTCGCGTTACACGATCACAATGAGCAACAAAAAGCCGAAACGCTGGTGGCGAAGCTGAAAGAGGGGCAGAACATTGCCCTGGTCTCCGATGCGGGTACGCCGCTGATTAACGACCCCGGCTACCATCTGGTGCGTACCTGCCGTGAGGCCGGGATCCGCGTGGTGCCGCTGCCTGGCCCATGTGCGGCTATCGCGGCGCTGAGCGCTGCGGGTCTGCCTTCCGACCGCTTCTGCTATGAAGGTTTCCTGCCTGCCAAATCCAAAGGCCGCCGCGACGTGTTAAAAGCGCTGGAAGCTGAACCGCGCACCCTGATTTTCTACGAATCTACGCATCGCCTGCTGGAAAGCCTGGAAGATATGGTGACCGTCTGGGGGGAAGCCCGCTACGTGGTGCTGGCACGCGAGCTGACCAAAACCTGGGAAACCATTCACGGCGCACCGGTAGGAGAACTGCTGGCGTGGGTGAAGGAAGACGAAAACCGCCGCAAGGGCGAGATGGTGCTGATTGTCGAAGGACATAAGGCGCAGGAGGACGCATTACCTGCCGATGCGCTTCGTACACTTGCGCTGCTGCAGGCTGAACTGCCGCTCAAGAAAGCGGCTGCGCTGGCGGCAGAGATCCATGGCGTGAAGAAAAACGCACTGTATAAGTATGCGCTGGAGCAGCAGGGGTAATTTATCGGCCCGGCAATCACGCCGGGCCAGTTTATTTTACTTCGCGGGAATGGCCTCGTACACCAGCGTTTCCAGCGGCTGCAGCGTAATCACCACGGCCTTTTGATACTCTCCTGGTACGCTTGTGTTACTGCCGTACACGGCGTTCAGACTGAACTGCGCCATGCCCCCTGTGGGGATTTCAAAGTCTTTTGCCAAATCCAGATAATAGCTTTGCGGTTTATCCGACGGGTTTCGCAAGCCCAGAATGGCTTTGTCTTTGCTCCAGGAGGCCCAGCCGTAAACCTCAAGCGCCGTCGGGTCGCCACCGATCCAATGCGTATCCACCAGCACGCTGGCGTTATTTCGCGCCCATTTTGCTGCCTGCGCCAGGGTGTCCCATTTCGCCTTATTCAGCATTGATGGCGTGATATATAACTCCTGCAGTTGCGTTCCTGTGGCGAAGTAGCTCCAGACCTGATCGGCAAAATCGCTGTCCGTTTGCACCTTCTCCAGTCCGTAATAGGCATTTTCCGCGCTAACTATCCCGTGGTACATCAGCGAGTTCAGCGGGAACAGTGGGCCTTTACGCACAATAGAGCGATATGTTTCAGCATCGCGGTAGGTCATCCACTGCTGTACCGGCGTGCCGGGGCCGTAAAGGTTGATGTCATCCCCCTGACGCCAGATGGAGTCGGCATAGAACAGCCAGGACGGGCTGGCGTCGGTACCGGTCGTCAGGTTGATAAATAGATTGGGGTTTGCGCTGCGCATGTTATGCAGCAGGGCGATAGACGCATCAAAATCGGACGCGAACTGGCTGCCAGTAATATGCGAGTTGGCGTTGCCCATCCCGTCGAGCTTAAACGAGGTGATATGTTCGTTTTTAATCAGTTTGATGATCTGCTCATTGAAGTTTTTGAAGTAGCGCGGGCCCGAGAGAGCCAGCTTCCCGTCTACCGTTTCGAAGCCGTACTCTTTGGCGTGGGAGACGCGAATATCGCGCGGCTTATTATAACCTCCCCACGGTGAGAGCCACAGCCCGACGGAACTGTGCAGACTGTCCGCTTTTTCCCTGACCTTACCAAAGCCGTGGCTGAAGGCCGGGCCAAACAGCCAGCGTCCGGTACGATCGTCCCAGCCATCGTCCAGCAGGAACGCATCCAGCGCCACGCCGCGTCCGGTGATAAATTCTTTATTCCACTCATCCATCCGCCCCAGCACATCCTGTTCGGTGTAGGGGTTAAAGAAGCCGATATCCATCCAGCTGTTGTAGTGCAGATAGGGTTTGTACACCCGTGGGCGCACGGCGTCGATAAACTGGTTTACGCTACGGCGCAGCTGGCTGGTTTCCGGGAACGTGCCAAAGTAGGTGGTAAAGCTGACCGGTGCGTCAGGCTGAACCGGCGTTTTCAGCTCCACGTTCAGATTGGTCGTCGCTTCATAGGCATACGTATTAACGATTGGCTTATCCGGCAGGATAAAGAACGAATCAGCAATAATGGGCGAGCTGTTGATGGCGCCATCAACGTACGGTGCCTGAGACTGTTTTTTCGTCGGGAAGAAGGTGATTTTCGCCACCTCTCGCGGCTGGCCGACGGCCGCAATGGTGTAATCAATACTGGCGTATTTTCCCTTCACCAGATTCAGCTTCACCGTCACGTTAAAATCCGGACGGGTGAAATCAATGACAATCGCGTTGTCCTGTTTTTCTACATGCTTAATTGTAAAATCTGCGGTGTGAATTTTGGTCTCATCCGGCAGGGTCAGAAAGAACAGCTCCTGCGGCGTAAGCGGATGGTTAACCGTTTTGTCTTTCACTACCACCGTTGAACTGGCGTCATCAAACGAGAGGGCAATGGAGTCGTTATCAAGCGCGTATTGCGCTGCCGCCGCGCCATGAGAAACACACAAGGCAAGCATCGAGAGTGTGAGCACTTTTTTCATCAGGGTAAGATCCTTATTAGTAATGCTTCAGCATTCGGGTGATGGACTGCTCCAGCCAGTAGCGCTGGGTGCCGAAATTAATGCGCAGGTAGTGTTCGCCGTTTTGGACGTAGTGGCTGCCATCTTCGAGGACGACGCCAGCCTGATGGGCGAAATGTCGGGTCAATTCAGTGGCGCTACGTTCATCTGCGCTGACGTCAACCCAGGCCAGATACGATGATTCCGGGTTCATCATTTTCCAGGCCGGGAAGTGGGTCTGGATGGCCTCTGCCAGATAGCAAGCGTTACGGCGCAGATAGCCGTTCAGCGCGTCGAGCCACGGCAAACCATGCTGGTAGGCAAGAATAATTCCCCATATCCCGAATATATTGGGTGAGGTGATGGCGTTCTTCTCAAGCTGGTGGCGAAAGCGCTGGCGCAGGGTGGCATCCGGAATGATGGCGTAGGAGGTTTTCAGCCCGCCAAGGTTGAACGCTTTATTCGGGGAGGTCAGCAGGATCAGATTGTCCTGCGCCGCGCAGCCGGATGCCAGACAGCTGACGAAATGACCGTCCAGAATATGTTCGGCGTGGACCTCATCAACCACCAGAAGGGTGCCGTAGCGTTGACAGAGGTCTGAAACCTGGCGTATCTCATCGGCGTGCCAGATCCTGCCGGAAGGGTTATGCGGCGAGCAGAAGAACCACAGTTTTGGACGGTACGTTCTGAGCTGTTCTTCCACCAGATTAAAATCAAGCTGGTAGCGATTTTCCCTCACGCACAGCGGGTTTGCCAGTATCGCTACCCCCTGACGCTGGGCGGCCATGGCAAACGGATCGTACACCGGTGTGTTCATCATCACCGTGTCGCCAGATTTACAAAACGCCTGAACCGTATAATGCAGCGTGGAGACGGTACCGTACGTCAGCGTGATCCACGATTTATCGACGTCAACCTGATGTCGTTCGCGCTGGAAGGCGATAACCGCATCGTAAAATTCGTCAAAGCACCAGGTGTAGCCGAAGGTGCCATGCTCCACGATGCGCTGGAAACCTTCTGTCACGGCAGGTGGGGAGGTGAAATCCATATCGGCAATCCACAGCGGGATAAAGCCTTCAGGCACATCACCAAAGCGCGAGCGGACAAAGGCGTGATCCCATTTTCGACACCGGTCGCTTTTACGCTCAATGATTTCGTCAAAATTAAACACCACAACCCCCTGTTAAATTAAGGCTTCAATGCCGGTTTTTACGCTTTGCACCTGCGGGCCGATGATCACCTGGACGCTGTGCGCATCCAGCACCACAACCGACAATGCACCGGCCTCTT from Enterobacter ludwigii includes the following:
- the diaA gene encoding DnaA initiator-associating protein DiaA, which translates into the protein MLERIKVCFTESIQTQIAAAEALPDAISRAAMTLVQSLLNGNKILCCGNGTSAANAQHFAASMINRFETERPSLPAIALNTDNVVLTAIANDRLHDEIYAKQVRALGHAGDVLLAISTRGNSRDIVKAVEAAVTRDMTIVALTGYDGGELAGLLGPQDVEIRIPSHRSARIQEMHMLTVNCLCDLIDNTLFPHQDD
- a CDS encoding YraN family protein; the protein is MAQIPAGANRPGQLSRKETGDAWELKARRWLEGKGLHFIAANVRGRGGEIDLIMKDGEVIVFVEVRYRQSSRFGGAAASVTLAKQHKLLQTAHLWLARHNGSFDTVDCRFDVVAFTGNAIEWLKNAFGEDA
- a CDS encoding enterotoxin, which codes for MKKVLTLSMLALCVSHGAAAAQYALDNDSIALSFDDASSTVVVKDKTVNHPLTPQELFFLTLPDETKIHTADFTIKHVEKQDNAIVIDFTRPDFNVTVKLNLVKGKYASIDYTIAAVGQPREVAKITFFPTKKQSQAPYVDGAINSSPIIADSFFILPDKPIVNTYAYEATTNLNVELKTPVQPDAPVSFTTYFGTFPETSQLRRSVNQFIDAVRPRVYKPYLHYNSWMDIGFFNPYTEQDVLGRMDEWNKEFITGRGVALDAFLLDDGWDDRTGRWLFGPAFSHGFGKVREKADSLHSSVGLWLSPWGGYNKPRDIRVSHAKEYGFETVDGKLALSGPRYFKNFNEQIIKLIKNEHITSFKLDGMGNANSHITGSQFASDFDASIALLHNMRSANPNLFINLTTGTDASPSWLFYADSIWRQGDDINLYGPGTPVQQWMTYRDAETYRSIVRKGPLFPLNSLMYHGIVSAENAYYGLEKVQTDSDFADQVWSYFATGTQLQELYITPSMLNKAKWDTLAQAAKWARNNASVLVDTHWIGGDPTALEVYGWASWSKDKAILGLRNPSDKPQSYYLDLAKDFEIPTGGMAQFSLNAVYGSNTSVPGEYQKAVVITLQPLETLVYEAIPAK
- the rsmI gene encoding 16S rRNA (cytidine(1402)-2'-O)-methyltransferase codes for the protein MKQHETADNSQGQLYIVPTPIGNLSDITQRALTVLQAVDLIAAEDTRHTGLLLQHFAISARLFALHDHNEQQKAETLVAKLKEGQNIALVSDAGTPLINDPGYHLVRTCREAGIRVVPLPGPCAAIAALSAAGLPSDRFCYEGFLPAKSKGRRDVLKALEAEPRTLIFYESTHRLLESLEDMVTVWGEARYVVLARELTKTWETIHGAPVGELLAWVKEDENRRKGEMVLIVEGHKAQEDALPADALRTLALLQAELPLKKAAALAAEIHGVKKNALYKYALEQQG
- the dolP gene encoding division/outer membrane stress-associated lipid-binding lipoprotein; the encoded protein is MKALSTLAVLMSALLLQGCIAAAVVGTAAVGTKAATDPRSVGTQVDDGTLELRVNSALSKDEQIKKEARINVTAYQGKVLLTGQSPNTELSSRAKQIAMGVEGTTEVFNEIRQGQPISLGTASSDTWITTKVRSQLLGSDQVKSSNVKVTTENGEVFLLGLVTDREGKAAADIASRVSGVKHVTTAFTYIK
- a CDS encoding MalY/PatB family protein; this translates as MFNFDEIIERKSDRCRKWDHAFVRSRFGDVPEGFIPLWIADMDFTSPPAVTEGFQRIVEHGTFGYTWCFDEFYDAVIAFQRERHQVDVDKSWITLTYGTVSTLHYTVQAFCKSGDTVMMNTPVYDPFAMAAQRQGVAILANPLCVRENRYQLDFNLVEEQLRTYRPKLWFFCSPHNPSGRIWHADEIRQVSDLCQRYGTLLVVDEVHAEHILDGHFVSCLASGCAAQDNLILLTSPNKAFNLGGLKTSYAIIPDATLRQRFRHQLEKNAITSPNIFGIWGIILAYQHGLPWLDALNGYLRRNACYLAEAIQTHFPAWKMMNPESSYLAWVDVSADERSATELTRHFAHQAGVVLEDGSHYVQNGEHYLRINFGTQRYWLEQSITRMLKHY
- a CDS encoding penicillin-binding protein activator, giving the protein MVPLTFLRKKATRSVPLLLAALIFAGCGTQAPDQSTAHLQGSAQADSGFYLQQMSQSSNDTKTNWQLLAIRALLKEGKTQQAAELFNQLPKDLNDIQRREQSLLSAELKVALKDYDAAKKILGDIDVSALDKNQQARFWQAGITAEQGRPSLTLLRALIAQEPLLGGADKQKNIDATWQALASMTQEQARALVINADENVLQGWLDLQQMWFNNRNDPKMLKAGITDWQTRYPQNPGAKMLPTQLVNVQNFKPASTSKIALLLPLNGQAAVFGRTIQQGFEAAKNGTTPVTGSAVPTQAAQAANVNDVVSPSAAETSDLTTAQTPAQGTMQNPVTAPTTATPAPAETQAAPATDTASEQPQPQNVQPAPPATPAPAETQAAPATDTASEQPQPQNVQPAQPAEQTAQPVAQTPSVATTSANPGAELKIYDTSSKPLDQVLAQVQQDGASIVVGPLLKNNVEELMKSNTTLNVLALNQPEQVQNRANICYFALSPEDEARDAARHIHEQGKQAPLLLIPRSTLGDRVANAFADEWQKLGGGIVLQQKFGSASELRAGVNGGAGIALNGSPVSASLPQQQSVTIGGLSIPAPPTDAQISGGGKVDAAYIVATPQEIAFIKPMIAMRNGSQSGATLYASSRSAQGTAGPDFRLEMDGLQYSEIPMLAGSNPALMQQALSTVRNDYSLARLYAMGVDAWALANHFTQMRQVPGFELNGNTGDLTATQDCVINRKLSWLKYQQGQIVPAS